The proteins below are encoded in one region of Pontibacter deserti:
- a CDS encoding T9SS type A sorting domain-containing protein: MNTPILQHLLKLIISLILSLLPILTLMAQQKTEKKDNTVRVKMFKSVDGKFVYSKDTVINAADHEAQIAALKNLKFDEKTWTKLEASKIVIDSIKGLHMFRTPMAFKVLQDTAMMHRLKDAKVYKFERKLDGEKGAILFETLKGAKGDSFMLKAMKGDKFILHADSLLGTRFKTMNIDADGKAIHILQAGSDSSHVIVRVMGKDGMIIRNGDMVHAGDFSTRYATSDKIKIETDESGKTTVYEIDEKGSKKEIDAYHFGRSGQKSTVILLNRTKVEDITKEDKKALKEAGIKVEKSAKKELKIENLSYYPNPSSGRFNVSFTLPDKEPATLRVLNSVGKQVYQEQITKPATLFEKQIDISSYGKGIYYLQVEQGGRTLTKRLLVQ, from the coding sequence ATGAACACACCAATCTTACAACACCTGCTAAAATTAATCATCAGTCTGATTTTAAGTTTACTGCCAATCTTAACCTTAATGGCACAGCAAAAAACAGAGAAAAAAGATAATACCGTTCGGGTTAAGATGTTTAAATCAGTAGATGGCAAGTTCGTTTACAGCAAAGACACCGTAATTAATGCCGCTGACCACGAAGCACAGATCGCGGCGCTTAAAAACCTGAAATTTGATGAGAAGACCTGGACAAAGCTGGAAGCCAGTAAAATAGTTATCGACTCAATAAAGGGTTTGCATATGTTCCGTACACCTATGGCTTTCAAAGTTCTGCAGGACACAGCTATGATGCATCGCCTGAAAGATGCAAAAGTGTATAAGTTTGAGAGAAAGCTTGATGGTGAAAAAGGAGCTATACTTTTTGAAACGTTAAAAGGCGCAAAAGGAGATTCGTTTATGCTGAAAGCAATGAAAGGAGATAAGTTTATACTTCATGCTGACAGCCTGTTAGGTACCCGCTTTAAAACAATGAATATAGATGCTGATGGTAAAGCTATACACATTTTGCAGGCAGGTTCAGACTCTTCTCATGTAATTGTCAGAGTAATGGGTAAGGATGGCATGATCATCAGAAATGGTGATATGGTGCACGCCGGAGACTTTTCAACCCGTTATGCCACTTCCGATAAAATCAAGATCGAAACCGATGAATCTGGCAAAACCACTGTGTATGAGATTGATGAAAAAGGTAGCAAGAAAGAGATTGATGCTTACCATTTCGGCAGGTCAGGCCAGAAATCTACAGTTATACTTTTAAACCGCACCAAGGTAGAAGACATTACCAAAGAAGATAAAAAAGCGCTGAAAGAGGCCGGGATTAAAGTTGAAAAATCAGCTAAAAAAGAATTGAAAATAGAAAACCTAAGCTATTACCCTAACCCAAGCAGCGGCCGCTTTAACGTGAGTTTTACATTACCAGATAAAGAACCGGCAACTCTGCGGGTACTGAATAGTGTAGGTAAGCAAGTATACCAGGAGCAAATAACAAAGCCGGCAACCTTATTCGAGAAGCAGATCGATATTTCAAGCTACGGAAAAGGTATTTACTACCTGCAGGTAGAGCAGGGGGGAAGAACGCTCACCAAAAGACTTTTAGTGCAGTAA
- a CDS encoding HD domain-containing protein, translating into MTREEARQILTQMTSSESLLRHARTVELVMEAYAEKLGEDVEQWAITGMLHDADYQAYPDQHPNVIVNLLRERNEEEVAHAISAHYTHWGIPYNTLLDKALLACDEITGFIVACAQVRPQRLEGLEPKSVIKKLGQKSFAASVDRDEVRIGAELFGVDMKEHIAFIIQVLQQHQDELQLQPQTGAQV; encoded by the coding sequence ATGACTAGAGAAGAAGCACGCCAGATACTAACTCAGATGACAAGCAGCGAAAGCCTGCTGCGCCATGCCCGCACAGTAGAACTTGTAATGGAAGCCTATGCTGAAAAATTAGGTGAAGACGTTGAACAATGGGCCATTACAGGTATGCTTCACGATGCAGATTATCAAGCTTACCCGGACCAGCATCCGAACGTAATAGTTAACCTGTTGCGCGAACGTAACGAAGAAGAAGTTGCGCATGCTATATCGGCACATTATACCCACTGGGGAATACCTTACAATACGTTGCTGGACAAAGCTTTGCTGGCATGCGATGAGATAACCGGTTTTATAGTTGCTTGTGCGCAGGTAAGGCCACAACGATTGGAAGGACTTGAACCAAAATCAGTTATCAAAAAGCTAGGGCAAAAGAGCTTTGCCGCATCTGTAGATCGCGATGAGGTACGGATTGGTGCTGAGCTTTTTGGCGTAGATATGAAGGAGCACATTGCATTTATCATACAAGTGTTGCAACAACACCAGGATGAGCTGCAATTACAGCCACAAACAGGCGCACAAGTATAA
- a CDS encoding sensor histidine kinase has translation MKKYTIIGVIVLMSISLLGVVGLQLYWINDAIRVKQAQFDHAVNEALTNTVDKLETQEAVSVVTDKMQDLRQPLTADTQTLKPTTKPKAKAAPVKAIPSKVSAHQKQIPEPKAPQSITWKQEAPKLKKGHTWVKLANGDTILVKEAKFTNQSNAKYFDVLQSMKHTLPNQVHVLTDPKKATHILRQPAPAYKIALSADSMAMHFRNYNRVLDFSVDTLRLLATRLDSMHNFKRMATHAMPHEFTTVEVRNDSIFLFRKGVAKPVYVSSSSASEQAILKLYSSTNSKAAEQRALTERTQWLKTENSKKTNENSKETARSAAEQKQKKQNISLKKTATEKLEQKTEKLNDVVQKMVVEYVAKDEPLQNRLNLDTLHNLLQTELQKQGINLPFGYWVVSGKKDTIAAKNVVPYSDASLPKYKASLFPNDIFAKSDYLDLYFPGSKNYAIQSLWGMLALSGFFTLVIIATFGTTIYIIYKQKKLSEMKNDFINNMTHEFKTPIATISLATDSIANPKVYENPDKIKYYTNIIRQENKRMNTQVENVLQIALLEKNEFKMKLEPVDVHLLIVKAIESIRLQVEQRLGQINVQLDALKHELKSDEVHLYNVICNLLDNANKYSPAAPEISLSTRNVEGGILIAVDDKGMGMSKDTQQRVFEKFYRVPTGNLHNVKGFGLGLSYVKAIVQAHHGNIRLWSEPGRGSRFEIFLPISNS, from the coding sequence GTGAAAAAGTATACAATCATCGGGGTAATTGTGCTGATGAGCATCTCGCTGCTCGGTGTGGTGGGCTTGCAGCTATACTGGATAAATGATGCCATCCGGGTTAAGCAGGCCCAGTTTGACCATGCCGTAAACGAAGCCCTGACCAACACAGTAGATAAACTCGAAACCCAGGAAGCAGTATCGGTAGTAACAGATAAGATGCAGGATTTACGCCAGCCGCTAACAGCTGATACGCAGACGTTAAAACCAACTACTAAACCAAAAGCTAAAGCCGCACCTGTTAAAGCTATTCCTTCTAAAGTAAGCGCTCACCAAAAGCAGATCCCGGAACCCAAAGCCCCGCAAAGTATAACCTGGAAACAAGAGGCACCTAAACTCAAAAAAGGACATACATGGGTTAAGCTTGCTAACGGCGATACTATACTTGTGAAGGAAGCGAAGTTTACAAACCAAAGCAACGCAAAGTATTTTGACGTGCTCCAAAGTATGAAGCACACGCTCCCTAATCAGGTTCATGTTTTAACAGATCCCAAAAAAGCAACTCACATATTAAGGCAACCAGCACCTGCTTACAAGATCGCTCTGTCTGCTGATTCGATGGCCATGCATTTCAGGAACTATAACCGGGTATTGGATTTTTCGGTGGACACACTGCGCTTGCTTGCTACCAGGTTAGACAGCATGCATAATTTTAAGCGCATGGCAACGCATGCCATGCCCCATGAGTTTACTACCGTGGAAGTACGGAATGACAGCATTTTTCTTTTCCGGAAGGGTGTGGCAAAACCGGTTTATGTTAGTTCGTCGTCGGCATCAGAACAGGCAATTCTAAAACTATATTCCAGCACCAATTCCAAAGCTGCAGAACAACGAGCCCTTACCGAAAGAACCCAATGGCTTAAAACTGAAAACAGCAAAAAAACAAACGAAAACTCTAAAGAAACAGCCAGATCTGCAGCCGAGCAAAAGCAGAAAAAACAAAACATTTCTCTTAAAAAAACTGCCACCGAAAAGCTGGAACAAAAAACTGAAAAGCTGAATGATGTGGTTCAGAAAATGGTGGTTGAATATGTAGCCAAAGACGAGCCGTTGCAAAACCGCCTTAACCTGGATACGTTGCACAACTTGCTGCAGACAGAATTACAGAAACAGGGTATAAACTTACCGTTTGGGTATTGGGTGGTATCTGGCAAAAAAGATACAATAGCTGCTAAAAACGTAGTTCCTTACTCCGATGCATCGTTGCCAAAGTATAAAGCAAGCCTGTTCCCGAACGATATTTTTGCCAAGTCTGATTACCTGGATCTGTACTTCCCGGGAAGTAAAAATTACGCTATACAATCGCTGTGGGGAATGCTGGCCTTATCCGGGTTCTTTACATTGGTGATCATCGCTACGTTTGGCACTACCATTTACATTATCTATAAGCAGAAAAAGCTGTCGGAGATGAAAAACGATTTCATCAACAACATGACGCATGAGTTTAAAACCCCAATTGCCACCATCTCACTGGCCACCGATTCTATAGCAAACCCCAAAGTATACGAAAACCCGGACAAGATTAAGTACTACACCAACATCATCCGCCAGGAGAACAAGCGCATGAATACCCAGGTTGAGAATGTACTGCAGATTGCTTTGCTTGAGAAGAACGAGTTTAAAATGAAGCTGGAACCAGTGGATGTGCACCTGCTTATAGTTAAAGCTATAGAAAGTATACGCCTGCAGGTAGAGCAACGCTTAGGCCAGATAAATGTGCAGTTGGATGCCCTGAAACATGAACTAAAATCGGATGAAGTGCACCTGTATAATGTGATCTGCAACCTGCTGGACAATGCGAATAAATATTCCCCTGCTGCACCTGAGATCAGCCTGAGCACCCGAAATGTAGAAGGTGGTATTCTGATAGCAGTGGATGATAAAGGAATGGGTATGAGCAAAGATACCCAACAGCGTGTGTTCGAGAAGTTTTATCGTGTACCAACCGGTAACCTGCATAATGTAAAAGGCTTTGGGCTGGGCCTGAGCTATGTGAAAGCGATTGTGCAGGCACACCATGGTAATATCAGGTTATGGAGTGAGCCCGGCAGAGGCAGCCGTTTCGAGATCTTTCTGCCGATCAGCAATAGTTAA
- a CDS encoding porin family protein, with product MKKIFLLIAVVLGLVATKVNAQQQPVRFGVRVGANLSNWEGETVNSAQNLIDLSDGNVNHKMREGIHAGLYMSIPVGPGFEIEPGLQYSQKGTRLTGKLPWVETEFLNTNLTITNKSEYIELPVLAKLYVGEGFHVFAGPQVAYLLSNKVQAQASILGFNALNREWDMKNGFREMDFSLVGGIGYKFTNGLNLTAGYDYGLNTIDENANFETYNRTIKASIGYTF from the coding sequence ATGAAGAAGATATTTTTACTAATAGCCGTGGTGTTGGGCTTGGTGGCTACAAAAGTAAACGCGCAACAGCAACCTGTTCGTTTTGGTGTACGGGTAGGTGCAAACTTATCAAACTGGGAGGGTGAAACTGTAAACAGTGCTCAGAACCTCATAGACTTATCGGATGGTAATGTGAACCACAAAATGCGAGAAGGTATACATGCCGGGTTATACATGAGCATACCAGTAGGGCCAGGATTTGAAATTGAGCCGGGCTTGCAGTATTCACAAAAAGGTACGCGTTTAACAGGCAAGCTGCCTTGGGTTGAAACAGAATTTCTGAATACTAACCTTACGATTACAAATAAATCAGAATACATTGAGTTGCCCGTGCTGGCAAAACTATATGTAGGCGAAGGATTCCATGTGTTTGCAGGTCCGCAGGTAGCTTATCTGTTATCTAACAAAGTGCAGGCGCAGGCTAGTATATTAGGTTTTAATGCGCTAAACCGTGAGTGGGATATGAAGAACGGTTTCCGTGAGATGGATTTCAGTTTAGTAGGAGGTATAGGTTATAAGTTTACAAACGGACTTAACCTTACTGCCGGCTACGATTACGGCCTGAATACAATTGATGAAAATGCAAACTTCGAGACGTACAACAGAACTATAAAAGCGTCTATCGGTTATACTTTTTAG
- a CDS encoding response regulator transcription factor, with the protein MVISGYGVSPAEAAVSRSFCRSAIVNLYFHFILTTMTAAPQRILLAEDDPNFGIVLRDYLELHDYDVTLCVNGCLAITAFRKGTFDICILDVMMPEKDGFTLAREIKKLNSDVPLIFLTAKTMKEDMLEGFKIGADDYVTKPFDSEVLLYKIKAILNRHHPSIADKPEPDEYTIGKYRFLHKLRQLSYKDQLIKLSPKEAELLHLLCRHLNDVLPREIALQQIWHEDTYFTARSMDVYIAKLRKYLKDDPSVEIVNLHGQGYRLCVQQGVML; encoded by the coding sequence ATGGTAATATCAGGTTATGGAGTGAGCCCGGCAGAGGCAGCCGTTTCGAGATCTTTCTGCCGATCAGCAATAGTTAATTTATACTTCCATTTTATACTTACCACCATGACTGCAGCACCACAACGTATTTTACTGGCCGAAGACGACCCTAATTTTGGTATTGTGCTCCGTGATTACCTGGAGCTGCACGATTATGATGTTACACTTTGTGTAAATGGTTGCCTGGCCATCACAGCTTTCCGTAAAGGCACTTTCGATATTTGTATACTGGATGTGATGATGCCTGAAAAAGATGGCTTTACCCTGGCCCGCGAGATAAAGAAACTAAACTCGGATGTGCCCTTGATCTTTCTGACGGCGAAAACTATGAAAGAGGATATGTTGGAAGGATTTAAAATTGGCGCTGACGATTATGTAACCAAACCATTTGATTCGGAAGTACTACTCTACAAGATTAAAGCTATACTTAACCGCCACCATCCAAGTATAGCCGATAAACCTGAGCCCGATGAGTATACTATTGGAAAGTATAGATTCCTGCACAAGCTGCGCCAGCTTTCATACAAAGACCAGCTTATAAAGCTGTCGCCTAAAGAAGCTGAATTGCTCCACTTGCTTTGCCGCCACTTAAACGATGTGTTACCACGTGAAATAGCCCTTCAACAAATCTGGCACGAGGACACTTACTTTACCGCACGCAGTATGGACGTTTACATTGCCAAGCTCCGGAAATATTTAAAAGATGACCCTTCTGTTGAAATCGTGAACCTGCACGGCCAGGGTTACAGGTTATGCGTGCAACAAGGTGTTATGCTATAA
- a CDS encoding sterol desaturase family protein: MEKKLYTWDDLEKLDDLTIIKYIAPVIVVLVLAEWLIGYYKNRNYYDKRDAFVALAIGVGNAVLGAALKISMLTAAMVIYNMVPWAMPRVWWVFIVCFVTVDFCRYWAHRISHEQRFWWATHVTHHSSTKMNFLVSLRTSWFAPLKIIFFLPVPLLGIDLLTFFVCHQLAVLYQFFVHTELIKKLPAPVEYIFVTPSHHRVHHGSNPKYIDRNYGSTFIIWDRIFHTFEPETEQPVYGLTTPVKSYNPVFLVFHEWVAIFRDLYKCSSIKEAFQLLFYPPGTKVTAQQQSAHKERQTQVKSLETALLKGKV; the protein is encoded by the coding sequence ATGGAGAAAAAGCTTTACACATGGGATGATCTTGAAAAGCTGGACGATCTGACTATTATAAAATACATTGCTCCGGTTATTGTAGTGCTCGTGCTGGCAGAATGGCTGATAGGGTATTACAAGAACCGCAATTATTATGATAAAAGAGATGCATTCGTCGCACTGGCTATCGGAGTTGGAAATGCAGTTTTAGGTGCTGCATTAAAGATATCCATGCTCACTGCGGCCATGGTTATTTATAATATGGTTCCGTGGGCAATGCCACGGGTATGGTGGGTATTTATAGTTTGTTTTGTGACGGTTGACTTCTGCCGCTACTGGGCACATCGTATTTCGCACGAACAGCGGTTCTGGTGGGCAACGCACGTTACGCATCATTCTTCCACTAAAATGAATTTCCTGGTCTCGCTTCGTACCAGCTGGTTTGCCCCTTTAAAAATCATTTTCTTTTTGCCTGTGCCATTATTAGGTATAGATCTACTTACTTTTTTTGTGTGCCACCAATTAGCTGTTCTTTACCAGTTCTTTGTGCATACAGAGTTAATTAAAAAATTACCTGCTCCAGTAGAATATATCTTTGTTACTCCATCGCATCATCGGGTGCACCATGGTTCTAATCCTAAGTATATAGACCGCAACTATGGTTCTACTTTTATTATCTGGGACCGGATCTTTCATACTTTTGAGCCTGAAACAGAACAGCCCGTTTACGGCCTCACAACTCCTGTAAAATCTTATAACCCTGTATTCCTAGTCTTCCATGAATGGGTCGCCATTTTTAGGGATCTATATAAGTGTAGTTCAATAAAAGAAGCTTTTCAGTTACTGTTCTACCCACCGGGTACAAAGGTTACTGCACAGCAGCAATCAGCGCATAAAGAGAGGCAAACACAGGTAAAGAGCCTGGAGACAGCACTCTTGAAAGGAAAAGTATAG
- a CDS encoding nucleoid-associated protein: protein MSDKIQVRLQRLAVHRVGNKAKEEGVVASQDVVDLRDEQLSDLLLRYFISPFKQEEFFRFTHTSDLALNEMFAYATLMFNEPAKFHEYSVHILNHLYEQSDHPKVKSGELYVAYFSGCIMNDEEVDAIGIFKSENKDTFLTFQDSHNDLSIDYHAGVNLKGVDKGCMIYNTEAEDGYRVKMVDANSTDAQFWKDDFLHVDELKDTNFNTRTVLNLCKDFSEEVFAKSESRKEQVDFISRSVDYFSKNETFDLEEFTSSVIDEPESAERFKNYSQAFAEERNLEDIQGFTINKSTVRNMKPKFRNFIKLDTQIEIKFSGYNPEQSEQYVERGFDEERGMHFYKVYFYSES, encoded by the coding sequence ATGAGTGATAAAATACAGGTAAGGCTGCAGCGTTTAGCTGTGCACAGGGTAGGTAATAAAGCAAAGGAAGAAGGTGTAGTTGCCTCTCAGGATGTAGTAGACCTTAGAGATGAACAACTGAGTGATCTGCTGTTGCGCTACTTTATTTCTCCGTTTAAGCAGGAGGAGTTTTTCCGGTTTACCCATACTTCTGATCTTGCCCTGAACGAGATGTTTGCTTATGCTACTCTTATGTTTAATGAGCCAGCTAAGTTTCATGAATATTCAGTTCATATCCTGAATCACTTATATGAGCAGTCCGATCATCCGAAAGTAAAAAGCGGCGAGTTATATGTGGCATACTTTTCAGGCTGCATTATGAATGACGAAGAAGTAGATGCCATTGGAATTTTCAAATCAGAAAACAAGGATACTTTTCTGACCTTCCAGGACAGTCATAACGACTTAAGTATAGATTACCATGCCGGCGTTAACCTGAAAGGTGTTGATAAAGGGTGTATGATTTATAACACAGAAGCTGAAGACGGTTATCGTGTGAAAATGGTAGATGCCAACAGCACCGACGCCCAGTTCTGGAAAGATGACTTTCTGCACGTAGATGAATTAAAAGATACAAACTTTAATACAAGGACGGTACTGAACCTATGCAAGGACTTTTCGGAAGAAGTATTTGCCAAAAGCGAGAGCAGGAAAGAACAAGTAGATTTTATCAGCCGTTCTGTAGATTATTTTTCGAAGAACGAGACGTTTGACCTGGAAGAATTTACCAGCAGTGTAATAGATGAGCCCGAATCAGCGGAGCGGTTTAAGAACTATAGCCAGGCTTTTGCCGAAGAACGCAATTTAGAAGACATACAAGGGTTTACAATAAATAAGAGCACCGTTCGTAATATGAAGCCCAAGTTCCGCAACTTTATTAAGCTGGATACGCAGATCGAGATCAAATTCAGTGGCTATAACCCGGAGCAGAGCGAACAGTATGTAGAGCGGGGCTTTGATGAAGAACGCGGGATGCACTTTTACAAAGTATACTTCTACAGCGAATCTTAA
- a CDS encoding AraC family transcriptional regulator, translating to MPYTLHIRNMVCDRCIKVVTEELEKLQLPVQEVKLGEAVISRELQPTEINQVRGILAENGFQLLEDPKAELAERIKIAVIDLLRSGRVEELNVNLSDYLAAQLGKDYNTLSTLFSASEGITIARFMVLQKVEMAKELLDYNELTLSQIADRLGYSSVAHLSGQFKQVTGLTPSEYKKGNSVSRKPLDQVL from the coding sequence ATGCCTTATACTTTACACATCCGGAACATGGTGTGCGACCGTTGCATTAAAGTTGTTACTGAAGAACTGGAGAAACTACAGCTGCCTGTTCAGGAAGTAAAGCTTGGCGAAGCGGTGATAAGCCGCGAACTGCAACCCACAGAAATAAACCAAGTTAGAGGTATACTTGCAGAGAATGGTTTTCAGTTACTGGAAGACCCCAAAGCAGAGTTGGCCGAAAGAATAAAAATAGCTGTAATTGACCTGCTCCGGTCTGGGAGGGTAGAAGAACTGAATGTTAACTTATCTGATTATCTGGCAGCGCAGTTAGGGAAAGATTACAATACACTGAGCACCTTGTTTTCAGCCTCTGAGGGAATAACTATAGCCCGGTTTATGGTGCTGCAAAAAGTAGAGATGGCTAAAGAACTACTGGATTATAATGAGCTTACCCTCAGTCAGATCGCTGATAGGTTAGGATATAGCAGTGTTGCACATTTATCCGGTCAGTTTAAGCAGGTAACTGGTTTAACCCCTTCTGAATACAAAAAAGGAAACTCTGTTTCGCGTAAACCATTAGACCAGGTCTTGTAA
- a CDS encoding response regulator translates to MSILKKVILIDDDQVNNFVCENIIKNEQFADEVISFECAEHALEHLKELVITAPDSFPDLIFLDINMPGMDGWSFIDEYRQLPEAVTKDCCLFMLSSAVDRKDIVSAKSHKEVKEFFSKPLSPEILSFIKEEFICE, encoded by the coding sequence ATGAGCATATTAAAGAAAGTAATTTTAATTGATGATGACCAGGTAAATAACTTTGTCTGTGAGAACATCATTAAAAATGAACAGTTTGCTGATGAAGTCATCAGTTTTGAATGTGCAGAACATGCACTGGAACACCTGAAGGAACTCGTTATAACTGCACCTGATTCCTTCCCTGACCTTATTTTTTTGGACATAAATATGCCAGGCATGGATGGCTGGAGCTTTATAGACGAATACAGACAACTACCAGAAGCTGTAACCAAAGATTGCTGCCTGTTTATGCTTTCTTCCGCTGTTGACAGGAAAGACATTGTAAGTGCTAAAAGCCACAAAGAAGTTAAAGAGTTTTTCTCAAAGCCGCTTTCCCCCGAGATTCTGAGCTTTATAAAAGAAGAGTTTATATGCGAATAA